In Gadus chalcogrammus isolate NIFS_2021 chromosome 1, NIFS_Gcha_1.0, whole genome shotgun sequence, the sequence CCGAATCTTGATTTTGAGTAATGTAATTCAACTAATCAAGCCTAACTAAAATGTGATCTACTAGATCTGTCACCCTTAAATAACATGCCATTTATGCTAAATAGTTGGTGATTGCACAACATCTCTGTAGCCTATTAGTCGTATATGGTAAagaaataaatgataataattacCTTGTCTATGGGCATGTCGGCAGCGTAGTTTTGCTTCCCCTGAAGTCTCTAGTCCAGTTGTTTTCTTCCTCTGCGTTCTGTGGGTTTTGTTTCTGGAATCCCTTTCCCCTACTTGTATTCGGTAACATTTGATGACCCAGCCCTAGCTGTGCAGAGGTGGGCAGAGCCTATTGCATTATCGCCCTATCAATGTTTGACCTAACTTTCTGAACATAATTCTATGATTGTAATGtcacttattattttattttattatttaggcCTACTTACCGTATCTCATTCTCTGAATAGGTTTGACATGAATGATGTGTAGACCAAAGGAGTGGCTTTCGCTGCCTACTCAATGTGTCCTACCACTCTGCTCCAACTTAAATGTCTGACTGAGGTTGTTTGTCATAATGACCTGAAACGACCTATATGAGCCCTTGCTAGAACAGCGCCCTCCATCGAGTGGTCGGAGTAACAGCAAACCGTAACGCATGGTTCCATGTGCCAAAACAGAAATGTGGACATTGGTTTTATTATCAGTGGAAAAtgctacatttaaaataattgtttttcttttatccTTTCTAGCGAGAATTTATTTTTAGGAGGATTTTTCAAATTGTTTCAGGTAACCTTTATTTCATAATGCCACATTTATTTCATAATGCTACATTTCTTTACTTAAAGCCACATCATTTCATAATGAGGTCATCTCAGACCAAACCAACAGGACCAGAACAGGACTGAATCACTCATTAGGGCAGAACTCAATGTAAGAGAATTCACAACATTTCTGGTGGATGAAAGGACACAGGGCCTATAAAAATAAGTCGGGAAAAGCTGTTGTGCGGACAAAATTTAATACATCAATGGGCTCTTAGATAGCCTACCATGCTATTCTTTACAGATCCAATTGATCAACATGGTTTATCAGCCTACTATTCGGGTTTGTATTGAAGACTTTTTAGAAATGCTACTCTTCAAGATATAGACATGGATGACAAAGTCTAAAATAGTTTGAGACTGATATCGAGCCCGTGTCAGTGTTGAACGCCCCGGTATGTGTGAAACTCCATCTATTCAGCTGCTTATTTCCACTAGTCAATCCACAACTACTGTAGCCTGCTAAAAAAAAGCATTATAAAGTTGCTATGGGTTGGGTCCtcaccatggggataacacatGGGGAGTCCTTAGAACCTCCTCCGAGAACCATTTTATTTCTGTTCACTTTATCTTTTATTTAAGTACCCTAGAAGTTTTGTTTAACAGGATATTCAGGACAAACATCTCGGTTTAAGGATGTTCTTTCATAAACATTGAAAGAAGGCGTTGAACTTATTTTTTAACACATAGgaccctatcttgcatccggcgcaattgacttaatcactggcgcatgtgtcgttgctagtttgcaactggcgcagagctttcttttccctcctgcgccacccgtcggtaaattagggaatgatcttgcgccccaaggggcggctcggcgaaagAGGGATgagtgttctggcgcaaacgttccctggagCTATCTTgccgtttcagaaaccacttgcgccacaaaccaggaaatacctggtttaaagtccgTGGCGTTGTTcggatgctattttaagggcgcatgcatgatgttgcttgtgcacctcgcacatacactttgcttctctcatctacctagccacacattcttggtaaattatttgggaaagaacagctgatacagcggtaataagttgtacttttaaatcaatgcatctgcaaacatcgtacagcaaacacatattttcttgacacagacattgtgtacatgcccataactttttggattgatgagtatttgatcgtgagaaaacattgttttaccgcgagtgagtgttaaaaagaatgaatgaatgcgggcgcgcgtgtgtgtatgtgtgtgcatacgggTAACTAGAATatttcagaccaacccttttagatatgcgccgggcgcaagagtcatttttcgcgccggtaaactagcgacatcgccgtagaaccgcccacaaagctacttgcgcttggcgcttctcacttgcggaccgtttcagaccgttaaaatagggcccatagagTTTGGTGTGTTATCGCAACAATGTTTAATTGAGGTGGCCACTAGAgttgaggttgcagattgcaacaaCCTGAATCaactctcccctccctttccaCAACTAAGATGGACTGTACTagcctgtattgtgtaaggtgcaAGTAGGTACTTCCAAAATTATGTAATCGCCTACGACAGCAGCAAGTAGCCAAGTGATGAGAATCTTTGATAGATTTATGAAATTCCTATGCAACATCGACTATGATAATGCTCCTACACAaccacagtaggcctactaaaagATAATCACAAATGGGTCTTAGTCATGGGGATAGCACGCCACACTCCTAAAACTATAAGCCCATTCCTTTGGTTCTATCTCAAGCTGTTTGTCCGTTCTTGGCTACTGTAGAATCATGGTGATACGACATAGCGGCCTCCGTGAAATAGGAACCTCTCCCCATGTAGAACATACTGTGGCGAATATCAAAAAGCAGCGGCGTGATATTCTTTCTGTGACCTTATTGTAACTTTCCAAGAGTACAGCAAGACCTAACTTAACCGAGAGCTTAACATTTACTAACCACCTTCACTAACTCTCTTCACTCACTGTCTTCCTGTCTTCTTAACCGTCTTCAACTGTCCTCTTAAAGCAAAGCATGATGGGAACACATCAGCAACCAATAGCATGTTTTAATGGtataaaacaacacaacaaacatagCCCCGGCGCTACATTGCCCCCCCCACCAGTTCGCTTGTCCTCAGCCGACAACACAGTCCTGATAGCAACGGGGaggccgccaccgccgcctgtGAGCCCGTGGTGTCGCATGCCCAACCCCCCACTGTCTGTTTGAGTCTGAGGACTTGTCGGTGTGAGTGCTGGGTGAGCTGGGTGTGTCGGGACATCCAGCCGCCCGGAGCCGGTAGGGTGCCAACGGTCTCTGTGTAACACCACCACCCGTCCACGGACACATGATAAACAACATCGGAAAGCTGTTCCAGCACCTCACAGGGCCCCACCCACTGTCTGGTCAGTTTGGGAGAGACCCCCTTTTTCAGGGATGGATTGTAGACCCACACCTTCTCCCCAGGCACAAAGGAGCGGCCCTGGCAACAGAGGTCATACCCCCGCTTTTGCCGCATTTTTTACCGAAGGCTATGTCCACAGGCGTCCGCAGCTGTCTTCCAAACATAAGTGTGGCTGGTGTGCACCCCGTGCCCACAGGACATGGGGTAGGTGGCGGTCCCAGCCTCGCTGGTGTCGTGAGGTGACGATAGCCAGTTGCGTGGCAAGCGTCCGGTTGAACCTCTCCACTAGCCCGTCGctctgggggtggaggggcgtCGTCCTGGTCTTGCTTACCCCCATGCGTTTGCACACCTCAGCAAAGATTTGAGCCTCAAAGTTCCGCCCATGACCGCTGGGCAGTTCCTGAGGTGCCCCGAAATAGTGAAATAGTGAAACTATTTCACTGAAATAGTGAAATAGTAAATTGCCACGAGGATGTAGCAGTTCCCGCTATCTGTGGTGGGGAATGGGCCCAGGATGTCCACCCCAACCCGCTCCATGGGGGCCCCCGCCTGGTATTGCTGCAAAGGGGCATGGGAACGTCCAGTCTGCCCCTTCTTAGAAGTGCAGGAGGCACAGCAGTGAACGAAAAGCTCTGTGTCCTTCCTGCAACCAGGCCAGTAAAAACGCTGGTGCAGCTTGTTGAGGATCTTGGCCACCCCATAGTTTCCTGCCCCCACCGAACCGTGGATCGCATGTAGCACCCATTGGCGCCAGTGCATGGGCACTAGTAATTGCCACATATCTCTCCCCCAGACTGGTGCACGCCAGACCCTGTAGAGTAGTCCATCCCACCGTGCCAAGGTGGCCCACTCGGAGAAGTAGGTCTTGGTTTCCACGGACAAGGCAGGGACAGCTTGCTGGGAGGGGGTGTGCCTGGTTGTCAACCCACTGTCCCACCCTGGCCAGTGTGGGGTCACTGTCCTGTGCTGCCTGGCACTCCTGGTCTTCCATGGCAGTCAGCCAACCTTCATCTGGCCCGACCAGTCCTGTGGCAGCTACCTGGAGAGTAGCTCCATCTCACTCCTCTTGGCGTTCACAGTGTCTGCAGTCCTCACAGGGGCGTTGGGACAGGGCATCTGCATTGCTGTGCAGACGCCCAGCTCGGTGTTGGATCTCAAAATCGTAGTCCTGCGGGGCCTCAAACCACCAGGCCACCTGACCCTCAGGCTCCTTGATGCTGAGCAACCAGGTCAGGGAAGCGCGGTCTGTCTGCAGGAGGAACCACTGGCCGTAGAGGTAGGGGCGAAAGTGTCTGAACGCCTCAACCACTGCCAGGAGCTCACGTCGGGTGAGGCAGTAGTTGTGCTCGGGGCAAGACAAGGAGCGACTGTAGTAAGCCATCACCCTCTCGtcccctgctctctcctgcgACAGGACTGCCCCCAGTCCCACGTCACTAGCATCAGTGTCGACTATGAAGCTGCGGCCAGGGTCAGGAAGGGCCAGGATGGTTGCGGTTGTCAGAGTAGCACGGAGCTGGGCAAAGGCGGCTGCACAGTCGTACTCCCAGCTGAACTCCCTCCCTTTGTCCGTGAGACGGTGTAGAGGGGTGGCAATTGGTGCGAAGTCGCGGACGAACCGTCGATAGTATGAGGCGAGCCCCAGGAAGCTGCGCACCTCACTGACATTTCGGGGGATGGGCCAGTTCCTTACCGCCTCCACTATGGCAGCCACGCTGCCATAGTAGCCACGCCTTCTGGCCACAGCTCATGGCCCAGGAACCTGGTCTCGCGCTGCAGCAGGTTGCACTTTTTGGGGTGTAGATGCAGGCCTGCGCCCTGAATGGCTTGGAAGACCTGGCGGAGGTTCTCCAGAGCCAGCTTGAAGTCCTTGGCATGGACCAGAAGGTAATTAACGTAGACCTCGCACTGTTTTCTGTGAACGTGAGCCAGAACCCTCTCCATAAGTCTGTCAAACGTGGCGGGAGCATTGAAGAGAACCTGGCTCTGCTGAGCATCGAGTCCTTCGCTGCTCCGCTAGTATAGTTCCTGGATAGCGTTGTCATCATCTGAAGATGGGGGCTGGGGAGTCTTAGCCCCCACGGAGGTCGCTGTTGTCGTAGACGGACAAGGCGGCGGAGACGGAGGTGGTGCAGCGCCTGGTGGACACAGCTGGGCTTGTGTACACCCTACCTTCCCCCCTTGACGGCGCTGGAGGGTCAGCGTCTCCATGCCGAGGTGAATGGCGTTCCTCGACACATCCACATAGTCTAGTCGCTCGGTGGGCGTTAGGTCGAGCAACACCTGCAGCGCCTTCCCCTCCAGTGCTAGAGCAACGTGGGCAGCAGTGTCTTGGTTGCTCCAATTTTTATTCGCTGCAGCCAGCCCAACTTGCGCTAGGTACGGCTCCAGGGTTGTGATGCCGGCGTATCGTGGGAGCTTGAAGGTGGTCCGTGGGCTAGCGATGGgaatgacagcagcagcagccggcgGAGAGGCGGTCAGCGGCGCCCTACAATACTTCAGAATGTAATGTGTGCAAATGGGCTATCACAGCCAACCTAGTGGTTCTACATGTTATATTCTTGTCTAATAGGAGTGTTGGAAAAATAAGCTAGCGATTTGTCTTCCCATGACAAAGCTGCTCAGATTGTTTCTTTGTTGTCCGGTGTTGCCTTAATGTATGGTTGTGTTTAAACAGAAAGTTCTGCAGTGTCATCATCAAATTTATTTGAACTTGTAGTGTGAACAGTACAGCTATCTGATGACTTGGTTGTGTAGCGTGACCAAGCTATAACTGTTATCGTCAGGCGTGACCGAGCCAGCACCTAGTAGCCATAGCAACCTTCAGGTACATTTGAACAGTTGAGTAattctttgtttattaatacatatttattGTTGTATTTTTGTTCCAACATATTTTTTAGATTGAAGAACATAGAGGAAGGATACATTCATAAAATATTAGTTTTAAAAATATTACTTTGGCGTATCAAGGAGCCACAGGGGAGGGGCATCCAGCCCAAGAACCTCCGGCTCCTGACCCCTGCAGTAGTACAATACCATTGTTAAACCTCCGATCATAAAATAACGTTTTCTTTTATATAACATATTAAACATTTTAGGTTGAATGATAAATAAAGGAAGGAAGCTCTGTGAGGATCCGTGGTCTGTCTGAGCTGCTCTGAGGCTGGATCTTTGCAAATGTGATGACGCAGAACTGTAAATACAACTTCATAAGatcagataagataagatagaacTGTATTGATCCCCAGGCAGGGACATTTGGCTGTTTACAAAAGAAGAATGACGTGCAAAATGAAAGGGAGGAAAAATCACAGGAAGTGCAAAATGAGCTGTATTCCAAGCGTATGGGTTTATGTATTTAAAGTGTCCAAAGTCGGTCAATTAAACTAAATGTTTTTATGTGAAGTAGAAGAGGGTCTAATGAAATGGTGGGGGTGGCAGGGGAATAGACATGTATTGCATTGCCACAGCATTTGATGCATTGTTTTGATGCCTTTAACAACAACCTTCTAtttacagaaagaaaaaaaaatatttaagaaaTTATTGGTGGATATGTTCCACTCTTAAGAAACTTTATAGTTCAATAGTTTTGAAACTGAGCTAATCTGTAATTACAGAAGTTACACCAAGGTTTAATGAAACATGTTGTCATTAGAGTACATTCTGCCATTGGAAAAGGATGCCGCAACCATTTTTGAAGAAACATCTCATTACATCGGTTAGTTTTCCACTTTGGTTTGCAGAGATATCCTATTAATTTTGAAAATATGTATTCTaagtaatacatttaaatttttcacataaaaatatactttttcTGATTTTAACTCATCATAATTTCACGATTAATTACGATAACAAAATACATGACTTCCAACATAATAAAACCCAACATTCGAATgctcctatgcttccaaaaCAGAGGCTATGTTGGTCAAGCCCTATATCTGACTATTATTCGGTTTATAGATAGCACTATAAGGGACCCCCGGCTTTTCTATGATGACTCACGGTCTTACTAAATagttttacatatatatatgtacaaatGTTTTAAAGACCAGCAAAACACTGTAAATCTACGACCTTGTTGAAAGATCCTACATTTCCTGCTCTGTCACTCAGGTTTAATCATGATGTAGGAGTAGCCTGGCCAGATTTCAGACAAGAGTGCGGAACTGCAGCGTGgtattcttcatcttcttcttataGTCCTCATCAAACTGTTCATTCTGGGCTACGGTGAAGTGGTTTCTCCAGTCACCAACCTTCCCTGTGAAATACAATGTGTCAATCAAAAGTAAGGACGTCATAAACTTTAATCTTTCACGTTACCTAATTACCTTTTCTCATGAAGGGAGAGATCTTAAAGTCCATAGCTTTCACAGTTGAGTAGTTGGCCATGTCATCTTTCTTCATATTATCAAACTGTGATTGATGTCTGATTTGTTCCTTCTCTTTGGTTGTTGAGGTCAAACCAAGAAAGGAGCACAACTTATTTATCTCCCGTCCTGTGTCCTGTgcccaaacaaataaacaaacacacgcacacacacacacacacacacacacacacacacacacacacacacacacacacacacacacacacacacacacacacacacacacacacacacacacacacaaacacataaaaactGTAACCCTATGAACCCTGGGTGTATTGGTCATATTAGTGTATGCTTCATCTTTCCAAGTACCCCTTGGTAACACAGACCCCTGGTTAAGAACTGCTGCTCTTACACAAACACCACTTACCTCAACCATATCTTCAAAGAACATGTAGTGGATTTTAGGATGGGACTGTTTCTTCTCCCACCAGCCAGTCACATGGTCATACCAGGATCCAAATACCACTAAACCCAGAGAGGAAAATATCAGATAACTTATATTGAATGTAAAGCAGAGGTAAATGTTGGCCTATTCTATTTTGGGTGTCTATTTTTGCTTTATTATGTTTTACACTGACTCTTTCCATCCATGAATCTCTGTAGGAAGCTGTTCCAGTCTCCTGGCTCTGGTTGGACGCAGGTCATGCGGTCAAAGTGGAAATAAGACACTGCATTGTCTTTAGCATTACGGGCCACATACACTACCTGCAAAGAGAGAATATGAACCAATGtttgttatttgtatttattgaaaAAGGTATAATTTGTCAATAGCTACAAAGATAAAACCATATTCActttacataaatataaaagTTATTATTACCGATgttgatttaaatatatatcgTTTTTAAATGCACAAAAAAGTAGAACATTCAATTGAGTAAATCTTAGTTAACATTTAATTAATACATTTGCCCAAATGTGTGGCCAATTAAGCTGCTCCGGTAATTCACCTTCAGCTTCCAGTGTTTTGCATATTGTGCTATGGGTGTCTTTGAAGATAACATTGAATGCAAACATACAATACCCTGCATTTCTGTTCCCAAAAGGACTTTGGAATCAACTGGACTGGCAGGTGAGTTTTGATGAGACGAGGACAAGTATCAAGACTATCAGCCAGATCAGTTCCTGAATGGAAAGATGAAAACCAATCTGCTCTTTAACCTATTTACAGTATTCACAGTTGGTACTACTGTGAATGAAATAAGGCAATTGAAATATACTGCACAAGAAAGGCATATCTACTTCTGACTATTTCATTAAGAAATATTATCAGGCTAACGCATGGCCATCCTTTAATAATTTGAAGAAGTTTCTATAATGAATTTGAAAAAGAGAATGGTTTACGTCATATTTTTGCCCATCAAAAAATCACAATCTTACCAGAAGATTGGTTTGGGATCGTAATCTCAAGGAAAGGTACTCTATCATTAAGAGGGGTGGATGTCTGGCGATCTGGTTGTGtctgagaaaaataaagaagatCAAGAATGTAGGAGACCCATGTAGTTCCTGAAAAAGCAGAGAACAAACATTACATAACTAAAACTTGTATTACCACACTCAAAATATCCTGGATTTCTATACACAAACCTGCTTTCGGGTATGTTGCGATCAGGATATCATCTGGTCTGGCTTTGAAGTTTTGAATTTTCTCCCAGTTGTCCGTGAAATAATGGACCATTGAAACTCCATGGAAATCAATCAAATTTGGCCGAGGCGGCGTCGTTGTCTGAGTAAAgacgaaaaaaaaaatcgtgagGATGCCAAAAGCATATATTTTCTTCTTTAAAGGAATTTCAAAccatgttttaatattttttaggCCTATAAAGGCTACTGTTGACCTCCGTCCTTTTACATCGAGTTGACCATTATTGGCTACAGTTAATAACTTTGACCCGAATTTTGAAAAGTAAtgaatgtatgtaatgtaactCAACTAATTAACTTAAATGTGATCTACTAGATCTATGTTACCCTTAAATAACATGCCATTTATGCTAAATATTGGTTGATTGCACAGCATCTCTGCAGCCTATTAGTCATCTATTGCTTAAAAACCAACAATTCCCAAATTACCTTATCTACGGGCATGTCGGCAGCCTAGTTTTGCTTCTCCTGAAGGTCTTAGTCCACTTGATTTCTTCCTCTGCGTTCGATGGGTTTTGTTGCTGGAATCCCTTACTTTCCCCCACTTGGATTAGGTAACATTCGATGACCTAAACCATGAGTTTGCAGAGGTGGGCAGAGCCTATTGCATTATCACCCTATCAATGTTTGACCTAACTTTCTGAACATAATACTATGACTGTAATGTCGCTTatcatttacttttattatttACTTACTGTATCTCATTCTCTGAATAGGTCTGACATGAATGATATGTACACCAAGGGAGCCAGACTTTTGCTATCAAGTCAACGTGGCCTCCACTCTGCTCCAAtcaactgagctgggctataccgcaccCTCACTACTGGGTTGAGGCGTGCTGGGTCCGGTAGAAAAGCGCCATAGACAACAGAATTAGTTGGGGGAATTAAGCACATAAATAGGTCATTTCGCGAAAATTCATCTAAAAGTGTCAAATTTGGCACAGATGTAGTTCAGGTCATACTGAAAGGATTTAGCTAGGGCGCCGGAGCCAGCGACCCTCAGGGCCAAGATGACGGCCAAATCCAATATGGCCGCTGCCCGAAAAGGGTTCACTTTAGCTTTTGAACCACATGAGCTACAAATACAAACTTGATTGTCTTTTTTAGCTTAATTGATCATGGGAAACACATAGGaatgtttatatttatgatCCAGTATATTTGGACCCCTTAATCCTCCAAATCCAATATGGCCGCCACCTGAAAAGGGATTTGGCTGCATATTTTGAACCAGATGAGATACAAATGTAAGGTTGATATATATTTTACCTTTTCTGGCTACGggaaacacaaaacaatatttatatttatgattgGATATGTGGACCCCAAATCCAATCTGGCTCCTATATGAAAAAGGGTTTTGACTACAAATTTTGAAACAAATAAGCTACAGATGAAAACTTGATGTCTATTGAATTGTATTCACCatgacacacacaggaatgctTGCATTTGTGATTGCCTATGTTTAGACCCCACATTTGCCTTTACAAGAGAACACGAAAGAAGCTGT encodes:
- the LOC130391332 gene encoding cytosolic sulfotransferase 3-like gives rise to the protein MPVDKTTTPPRPNLIDFHGVSMVHYFTDNWEKIQNFKARPDDILIATYPKAGTTWVSYILDLLYFSQTQPDRQTSTPLNDRVPFLEITIPNQSSGTDLADSLDTCPRLIKTHLPVQLIPKSFWEQKCRVVYVARNAKDNAVSYFHFDRMTCVQPEPGDWNSFLQRFMDGKMVFGSWYDHVTGWWEKKQSHPKIHYMFFEDMVEDTGREINKLCSFLGLTSTTKEKEQIRHQSQFDNMKKDDMANYSTVKAMDFKISPFMRKGKVGDWRNHFTVAQNEQFDEDYKKKMKNTTLQFRTLV